A window of Platichthys flesus chromosome 23, fPlaFle2.1, whole genome shotgun sequence contains these coding sequences:
- the LOC133949004 gene encoding G1/S-specific cyclin-D2-like, with product MELFCLESEITVRAQPDPNILYDDRVLQSLLTIEDRFLPQCSYFQRVQKDIQPYMRRMVAGWMHEVCEEEKSNEDVFPLAINYLDRFLAVMQTRKNYLQLLGAVCMFLASKLKDSRPLSAEKLCMYTDNSISPRELLDWELVVLGKLKWNMASVIPNDFIEHIVRRLPLPKDKLAMVRKHTLTFIALCATDDRLAMNPPSMIATGSMGAAVCGLQFDHSDQRLNRDNLTDLLAKITNTEVDCLRACQEQIERVLATSLQQGQQHRQENGLPAGSKAREQQDQSSTPTDVRDVNL from the exons ATGGAGCTGTTTTGCCTCGAGTCGGAAATAACCGTGCGAGCCCAGCCGGACCCAAACATCCTGTACGACGACCGAGTGCTGCAGAGTTTATTAACCATCGAGGACCGGTTCCTCCCGCAGTGCTCGTACTTCCAGCGGGTGCAGAAGGACATTCAACCCTACATGAGACGAATGGTTGCAGGCTGGATGCACGAG gtgtgtgaggaggagaagagcaacGAGGACGTTTTCCCTTTAGCCATTAATTACTTAGACAGATTTTTAGCAGTGATGCAGACTAGGAAGAACTACTTGCAGCTCCTGGGAGCCGTGTGCATGTTCCTGGCCTCCAAGTTAAAAGACAGCCGGCCGCTATCAGCAGAGAAACTCTGCATGTACACAGACAACTCCATCTCACCACGGGAGCTACTG GACTGGGAACTGGTGGTGCTCGGGAAGTTGAAGTGGAACATGGCCTCAGTCATTCCCAATGATTTTATAGAGCACATCGTACGCAGGCTGCCCCTCCCAAAAGACAAGCTGGCGATGGTGCGCAAACACACGCTGACATTCATCGCTCTCTGTGCCACAG ATGACCGCCTCGCCATGAATCCCCCTTCCATGATCGCCACAGGCAGCATGGGAGCTGCTGTATGTGGTCTCCAGTTCGACCACTCTGACCAGAGGCTGAATCGAGACAACCTGACAGACCTGCTGGCCAAGATCACCAACACAGAGGTG GACTGTTTGAGGGCGTGCCAGGAGCAAATCGAGCGTGTGCTGGCCACCAGCCTGCAGCAGGGCCAGCAGCACCGGCAGGAGAACGGGCTCCCGGCTGGCAGCAAAGCCAGGG